A genomic window from Candidatus Dormiibacterota bacterium includes:
- the rsmA gene encoding 16S rRNA (adenine(1518)-N(6)/adenine(1519)-N(6))-dimethyltransferase RsmA gives MVDDDSLQAADALQHPKALLAAWGLHPKKRYGQNFLMDSGSARRIARLALEGAPAPVRALEIGAGTGALTLALLDEGADVTALEIDPELIALLRARRELDKARIVEADALTFDYAAYGGDTAWIVAGNLPYNIATPLMLGLIEMERGPASLTVMIQKDVANRLAAKPGTPAYGSLSIAVQYAMVVERAFTLGPRAFYPAPKIDSTVVRLLRRETPAVHPRDVSLFRKVVRAAFAYRRKTLANSLMLALGIERATIARAIAASALPPECRGEQLDLHAFSRLADAMADEQL, from the coding sequence ATGGTCGACGACGACTCCCTGCAAGCAGCCGATGCACTCCAGCATCCCAAAGCGCTGCTTGCAGCATGGGGGCTACACCCAAAGAAACGATACGGGCAAAATTTCCTGATGGATAGCGGCTCCGCGCGGCGCATAGCGCGCCTCGCGCTCGAAGGCGCGCCGGCGCCCGTTCGCGCGTTGGAGATCGGCGCGGGCACCGGCGCGTTGACGCTCGCACTTTTGGATGAAGGCGCCGACGTCACGGCACTCGAGATCGATCCCGAACTCATCGCGCTGTTGCGAGCGCGCCGCGAATTAGATAAGGCTCGCATCGTCGAGGCCGACGCGCTCACCTTCGACTACGCGGCCTACGGCGGCGATACCGCCTGGATCGTTGCCGGCAATCTTCCCTACAACATCGCCACCCCGCTGATGCTCGGCCTGATCGAGATGGAAAGGGGACCGGCGTCGTTGACGGTGATGATTCAAAAAGACGTTGCCAATCGGCTGGCTGCGAAACCCGGCACGCCGGCGTACGGCAGCCTTTCGATCGCCGTTCAATACGCAATGGTCGTGGAGCGGGCGTTCACGCTCGGGCCGCGGGCGTTCTATCCGGCTCCCAAGATTGATTCAACCGTCGTCCGATTGCTCCGGCGCGAAACGCCCGCGGTACATCCGCGCGATGTTTCGCTGTTCCGAAAGGTCGTACGAGCCGCGTTCGCGTACCGCCGCAAGACGTTAGCCAACAGTCTGATGCTCGCGCTCGGCATCGAGCGCGCGACGATCGCTCGCGCGATTGCAGCAAGCGCCCTTCCTCCGGAGTGCCGCGGTGAACAACTCGACCTACACGCCTTCTCCCGCTTGGCCGACGCAATGGCCGACGAACAGCTTTAG
- a CDS encoding type II CAAX endopeptidase family protein produces the protein MNNSTYTPSPAWPTQWPTNSFRAKPTLQLIFLVLGISLLVLFAGIGTLIALHQLHRGAVALVPALVIQLALEAGVVAVILRGLPALSGFSLRELGFRGIGAGQIGIAIGGSLVMAIVANGGASLIDALFHTTHEQQVVQMVRNVHNPAIIAFFTIFAVAIAPIAEETIFRVLVFNIGLRYRGFWFGAILSGVLFGAAHGDMFEALPLALAGIVLCGVYYRTRNAYASMITHGLFNAITVIALFAFPQLTK, from the coding sequence GTGAACAACTCGACCTACACGCCTTCTCCCGCTTGGCCGACGCAATGGCCGACGAACAGCTTTAGAGCCAAACCCACCCTTCAACTCATCTTTCTGGTTCTGGGCATCTCGCTGCTGGTGCTCTTCGCCGGTATCGGCACGCTCATCGCCCTCCACCAACTCCATCGCGGAGCGGTCGCGCTCGTCCCGGCGCTCGTCATTCAGCTCGCACTCGAGGCGGGCGTCGTCGCCGTCATCCTGCGCGGACTTCCCGCCCTCTCGGGTTTCTCGCTGCGCGAATTGGGTTTTCGCGGGATCGGTGCCGGGCAGATCGGCATCGCGATCGGCGGGTCGCTGGTCATGGCAATCGTCGCTAACGGCGGCGCCTCGCTCATCGACGCGCTCTTTCACACCACCCACGAACAACAGGTCGTGCAGATGGTGCGGAACGTCCATAATCCCGCGATCATCGCGTTCTTTACTATTTTCGCCGTAGCGATCGCTCCGATCGCCGAAGAAACGATCTTTCGCGTCCTCGTCTTCAACATCGGTTTGCGCTATCGCGGCTTCTGGTTCGGCGCGATCCTCAGCGGCGTGCTCTTCGGAGCAGCCCACGGCGACATGTTCGAAGCGCTTCCGCTGGCGCTCGCCGGCATCGTCCTGTGCGGCGTCTATTACCGTACGCGCAACGCCTACGCATCGATGATCACGCACGGCCTATTCAACGCCATTACCGTCATCGCACTTTTCGCGTTCCCGCAGTTAACGAAATAG
- a CDS encoding glycosyltransferase family 9 protein, giving the protein MKWFGRRTRQANLRLPVFDERGGAFAALRNRRILIYWPHGLGDFVHFSYVVPLLDPSNRYYLTRFGDDFVHLYDEGETVTPMYSGEAAIGDGGAFGARHLGLDFRRLRNREEGLVVPEPLLDRIREANIDAMLYTDYPEHAGGTRYPYHTKARSLARDLVSAERLQTFDLSRPLASSLRFDAPAENKQAIEAHLRAFVAPSEHLYLIAPGGHTNAAKTWNFSHVVELAAALRARDPLARILLIDERRSSAMDVPDAPPTTADLFGDTQMPFAHILTTIIHAAHAFIGVPSGPLHTALAIGGRPIAGIWLAHYPDWYDEPCASAVALVGPELYRKRLDRRAASLDRPPSLAHTIVPFRDRVPNATDVLAALDALSS; this is encoded by the coding sequence GTGAAGTGGTTCGGCCGCCGAACGCGTCAAGCGAATCTGCGCCTGCCGGTCTTCGACGAGCGCGGCGGCGCATTCGCCGCGCTGCGCAACCGGCGCATTCTCATCTACTGGCCGCACGGCTTGGGCGACTTCGTCCACTTTAGTTACGTGGTCCCGCTCCTCGATCCGAGCAATCGCTACTATCTCACGCGCTTCGGCGACGATTTCGTGCATCTCTACGACGAAGGCGAGACCGTAACGCCGATGTATTCGGGCGAAGCCGCAATCGGCGACGGCGGCGCGTTCGGCGCCCGCCACCTCGGCCTCGATTTCCGCCGCCTGCGCAATCGAGAAGAAGGCCTCGTCGTCCCGGAACCGCTCCTCGATCGCATCCGCGAAGCGAACATCGACGCGATGCTCTACACCGATTATCCCGAGCACGCCGGCGGAACGCGCTACCCATACCACACCAAAGCGCGTTCGCTCGCGCGCGATCTCGTCAGCGCCGAACGTCTCCAAACGTTCGATCTGTCGCGTCCGCTCGCGTCATCCTTGCGTTTCGACGCCCCCGCCGAAAACAAACAGGCGATCGAGGCGCACTTGCGAGCGTTCGTCGCTCCGAGCGAACACCTCTACCTGATCGCTCCCGGCGGGCACACCAACGCCGCAAAGACGTGGAACTTCTCGCACGTCGTCGAACTAGCTGCCGCATTGCGCGCGCGCGATCCCCTCGCACGCATCCTGCTCATCGACGAACGCCGCTCGTCGGCAATGGATGTCCCGGATGCGCCGCCGACGACGGCCGATCTCTTCGGCGATACGCAGATGCCGTTCGCGCACATCCTCACCACCATCATCCACGCTGCCCACGCATTCATCGGCGTGCCCTCCGGCCCGCTGCATACGGCGTTAGCGATCGGCGGCCGCCCGATCGCCGGCATCTGGCTCGCGCACTATCCCGACTGGTACGACGAACCGTGCGCGAGCGCCGTCGCGCTGGTAGGCCCGGAGCTCTATCGCAAACGCCTCGACCGGCGCGCCGCATCGCTCGATCGCCCGCCATCGCTCGCGCATACCATCGTGCCCTTCCGCGATCGCGTTCCGAACGCAACGGACGTACTCGCAGCTTTGGATGCGTTATCTTCGTAG
- a CDS encoding glycosyltransferase: ILPGEEDYGLVPVEAAATGRPTIALRAGGACETVIDGQTGLFFDEPTPESLANAIRRLDKHAFEPARLREHAVRFGPQRFIAQVSAIVQRVRSERNR; the protein is encoded by the coding sequence CATTCTTCCCGGAGAAGAAGACTATGGATTGGTCCCGGTCGAAGCCGCCGCAACCGGAAGGCCGACGATCGCGCTGCGCGCCGGGGGTGCGTGCGAGACCGTAATCGACGGGCAGACCGGCCTATTCTTCGACGAGCCGACCCCCGAGTCGCTCGCGAATGCGATCCGTCGCCTAGACAAGCACGCGTTCGAGCCGGCGCGTCTGCGCGAACACGCCGTGCGATTCGGCCCGCAGCGATTCATCGCCCAAGTCTCCGCGATCGTCCAACGCGTACGCTCGGAGCGCAATCGGTGA